A section of the Solitalea canadensis DSM 3403 genome encodes:
- a CDS encoding hotdog fold thioesterase, with the protein MIWTKSFTLEEINNRYNHSKHLGALLDINFTEIGEDFIKGTMPVNERTHQPYGILHGGASVVLAETLGSVASNLCINSDKFTAVGLEINANHLRAVRSGLVTGICSPIKLGPTLHVWEIKMFNDAGKMNCISRLTTMVVPLGKV; encoded by the coding sequence ATGATCTGGACTAAATCATTCACGCTAGAAGAAATAAATAATCGATATAATCATTCCAAGCATCTTGGGGCATTACTGGATATTAATTTTACAGAGATAGGAGAAGATTTTATTAAAGGAACAATGCCTGTTAATGAACGAACTCATCAGCCATATGGAATTTTGCATGGAGGAGCTTCTGTTGTATTAGCAGAAACATTAGGGAGTGTGGCATCAAATCTTTGTATTAATTCAGACAAGTTTACAGCTGTAGGATTGGAAATTAATGCCAATCACCTTAGAGCAGTTAGAAGTGGATTAGTAACCGGTATTTGCAGTCCGATAAAACTAGGGCCGACACTTCATGTGTGGGAGATTAAGATGTTTAATGATGCAGGAAAGATGAATTGTATAAGTCGCTTAACAACTATGGTTGTTCCTTTAGGGAAAGTATAG
- a CDS encoding glutamine--tRNA ligase/YqeY domain fusion protein, protein MSEERSLNFLEEIIEKDITDGKHDGRVLTRFPPEPNGYLHIGHAKSICLNFSLAKKYKGKTNLRFDDTNPVTEDTEYVESIKKDIQWLGFEWAEELYTSDYFDKLYDFAVALIKKGLAYVDDSTSEEIAAQKGNPTEPGTPSPYRDRSVEENLRLFEEMKEGKYKDGEKVLRAKVDLASPNMHMRDPIIYRIKHAHHHRTGDKWCIYPMYDFAHGQSDSIEEITHSICTLEFIPHRPLYDWFIENLSIFPSKQYEFSRLNMTYTVMSKRKLLQLVNEGYVTSWDDPRMPTISGLRRRGYTSASIREFCDRIGIQKRENIIDVSLLEFCIREDLNKTSWRRMAVLDPIKMVITNYPEGQVEVLEGENNPEVEGGEGSRELPFSRELWIEREDFMENPPKKFFRLGPGLSTRLKHAYIVTCTDFVKDAEGNVTEIHCTYAPDSKSGNDTSGINVKGTIHWVSVPHAKTAEVRLYERLFKVENPANEEGDFKDYINPESLQVIKEAYIEPALANDFNPEHRFQFIRKGYFVMDVDSTPEHLVFNRTVTLKDSWTKEVKKA, encoded by the coding sequence ATGAGTGAAGAACGATCGCTTAATTTTTTAGAAGAGATTATTGAAAAGGATATTACCGACGGTAAACATGACGGACGTGTTTTAACACGTTTCCCTCCTGAACCTAATGGTTATTTACATATTGGTCATGCTAAATCTATCTGTCTGAATTTTAGCCTGGCAAAAAAGTATAAGGGTAAGACCAATCTTCGTTTTGATGATACTAATCCTGTAACAGAAGATACCGAATACGTTGAAAGTATAAAAAAAGATATTCAATGGTTGGGTTTCGAATGGGCAGAAGAGTTATACACTTCCGATTACTTTGATAAATTATATGATTTTGCAGTAGCACTAATCAAAAAAGGATTGGCTTATGTTGATGATTCAACATCGGAAGAAATTGCAGCGCAAAAAGGTAACCCAACTGAGCCCGGAACGCCTAGTCCTTATCGCGACAGATCTGTAGAAGAAAACCTTCGTTTGTTTGAAGAAATGAAAGAAGGGAAATATAAGGATGGAGAGAAAGTGTTGAGGGCTAAAGTTGATTTGGCATCTCCTAATATGCACATGCGCGATCCAATCATCTATCGTATTAAGCATGCTCACCACCATCGCACAGGTGATAAATGGTGTATTTATCCGATGTATGACTTTGCACATGGACAAAGTGATTCAATTGAAGAGATTACTCATTCAATTTGTACACTTGAGTTTATTCCGCACCGTCCGTTGTACGATTGGTTTATTGAAAATCTTTCGATTTTTCCATCAAAACAATATGAATTCTCCCGCTTAAACATGACTTATACAGTTATGAGCAAGCGTAAGTTGTTGCAATTGGTAAACGAAGGCTATGTAACCAGTTGGGATGATCCGCGTATGCCTACGATTAGTGGCTTGCGTCGTCGTGGTTATACCTCTGCGTCAATTCGCGAGTTTTGTGATCGAATTGGTATCCAAAAACGTGAGAATATAATCGATGTAAGTTTATTGGAGTTTTGTATACGAGAAGATCTGAATAAAACCTCATGGCGTCGTATGGCTGTTCTTGATCCGATTAAGATGGTGATTACGAATTATCCGGAGGGTCAGGTGGAGGTGCTTGAAGGAGAAAACAATCCGGAAGTTGAAGGAGGAGAAGGTTCTCGTGAATTGCCTTTCAGTCGTGAACTTTGGATTGAACGTGAAGATTTTATGGAAAATCCTCCGAAAAAATTCTTCCGCTTGGGTCCAGGGCTTTCAACTCGTTTAAAACATGCCTACATCGTAACCTGCACTGATTTTGTAAAGGATGCAGAGGGTAATGTAACAGAAATTCATTGTACTTATGCTCCAGATTCCAAATCGGGCAATGATACAAGTGGTATTAACGTTAAAGGCACCATCCACTGGGTAAGTGTTCCACATGCGAAAACGGCGGAAGTACGTTTGTATGAACGCTTATTTAAAGTAGAGAATCCAGCTAACGAAGAAGGTGATTTTAAAGATTACATTAATCCTGAAAGTTTACAGGTGATTAAAGAAGCTTATATTGAGCCTGCTTTAGCCAATGACTTTAATCCTGAGCACAGATTCCAGTTCATTCGAAAAGGATATTTTGTTATGGATGTAGATTCAACTCCTGAGCATTTAGTATTTAACCGTACTGTTACCCTGAAAGATTCATGGACAAAAGAGGTTAAAAAAGCATAA
- a CDS encoding prolyl oligopeptidase family serine peptidase: MKKIYLSASFFLIPFISSAQKLDSLSVEKIMRDPKWIGVSPSNISWSDDSKTVYFNWNPDKNKADSLYAVTVGGTQTEKVNSTARRALVKLSTINKSRTLKVFEKYGDLFLTDLKTGITRQLTNTTDIEAFPSFSEDEQKVVFRKGNDLFSISINNGELIQLTSFLRGSKIRDSKLNDQDQWLKDDKLSAFMVLQQRKEMRDATTKARKADQPKRLKEIYLEGRTVDNLVISPDEQYITFNLVNDEDGKNTIVPNYVTESGYTEDIHTRSKVGGTQSTSEFFIFDKKCDSVYSVSSLQLPGIYDLPDYLKDYPAEKKAREKSKEAREVTFYGPYWSEDGKNAFVTAYSIDNKDRWILSLEAKEGKLKLIDRQRDNAWIGGPGIDSWDAKNNIGWIDNETVFFQSEATGFSHLYTFNIVSGKKQQLTQGNWEVQTVKLSTNKKTFYFTANMEHPGVKDFYRLPVSGGAPEKLTTMKGANEVTLSPDEKWLAIRFSFINKPWELYLQENKSGATPQQITNSVSEEFKSYQWRTPEVISFKNRSGNEVFARLYKPLNANPNKPAVIFVHGAGYLQNAHYWWSQYFREYMFHNLLADKGYTVLDIDYQGSSGYGRNCRTNIYRHMGGADLNDQVDGAKLLVEKYGVNPKAIGIYGGSYGGFMTLMALFTQPEVFKAGAALRSVTDWANYNHGYTANILNEPAYDSIAYKRSSPIYFANGLKGHLLMCHGMVDVNVHFQDIIQLSQRLIELKKDNWELAVYPMEDHAFVEPSSWTDEYKRIFKLFEQQLKH, encoded by the coding sequence ATGAAGAAAATATACTTATCCGCTTCGTTCTTTTTAATTCCTTTTATTTCATCAGCCCAGAAACTGGATTCTCTAAGCGTTGAGAAAATTATGCGCGATCCTAAATGGATTGGGGTTTCACCTTCTAATATCAGCTGGAGTGATGACAGTAAAACGGTTTATTTTAACTGGAACCCGGATAAAAACAAAGCCGATTCATTGTATGCAGTTACAGTAGGCGGCACTCAAACAGAAAAGGTTAATTCAACGGCTCGCCGGGCATTGGTAAAACTTAGTACTATCAATAAAAGCCGAACACTAAAGGTATTTGAGAAATATGGAGATCTGTTTCTTACTGATCTGAAAACAGGCATTACTCGCCAGTTGACCAATACAACTGATATTGAGGCATTCCCTTCATTTTCAGAAGATGAACAAAAGGTTGTTTTCAGAAAAGGGAACGACTTGTTTAGCATTTCCATTAATAATGGAGAACTAATTCAGCTTACAAGTTTTTTAAGAGGATCAAAAATTCGTGATTCTAAATTGAATGATCAGGATCAATGGTTAAAAGATGATAAGCTATCGGCGTTTATGGTTTTACAGCAACGTAAGGAAATGCGTGATGCAACAACCAAAGCTCGCAAGGCTGATCAGCCGAAACGTCTAAAGGAAATCTACCTGGAAGGAAGAACTGTCGATAATTTAGTCATTAGTCCCGATGAACAGTACATTACGTTCAATTTGGTCAATGATGAAGATGGAAAAAATACAATTGTCCCAAATTACGTAACAGAATCAGGGTACACGGAAGATATTCATACACGTTCTAAAGTTGGAGGTACGCAGTCTACCTCAGAGTTTTTCATTTTTGATAAAAAATGTGATTCTGTATACTCCGTTTCTTCATTACAACTTCCTGGTATTTATGATTTGCCAGATTATTTAAAAGATTATCCGGCAGAAAAAAAAGCTCGTGAAAAAAGTAAGGAAGCACGAGAAGTTACTTTCTACGGACCTTATTGGAGCGAGGATGGTAAAAATGCCTTCGTGACAGCCTATTCTATCGACAATAAAGACCGTTGGATCTTGAGTTTGGAGGCTAAAGAAGGGAAATTAAAACTGATAGATCGTCAGCGGGATAATGCATGGATTGGAGGCCCGGGAATTGACAGTTGGGATGCTAAGAACAATATTGGATGGATTGACAATGAAACGGTGTTCTTTCAAAGTGAAGCAACAGGATTTTCCCATCTATACACGTTCAATATTGTTTCAGGTAAGAAGCAACAATTGACACAGGGAAACTGGGAAGTACAAACAGTTAAGCTATCGACTAATAAAAAGACCTTCTACTTTACTGCCAACATGGAACATCCGGGAGTAAAAGATTTTTACCGATTACCAGTGTCAGGAGGAGCACCTGAAAAGCTTACAACAATGAAGGGGGCTAACGAGGTAACACTTTCTCCGGATGAAAAATGGTTGGCTATCAGATTTTCTTTTATCAATAAACCTTGGGAATTATATTTGCAGGAAAATAAATCCGGTGCTACGCCTCAGCAAATCACCAATTCTGTTTCCGAGGAGTTTAAATCGTATCAATGGCGCACTCCGGAGGTTATCAGCTTTAAAAACAGATCAGGCAATGAAGTTTTTGCTCGTTTGTACAAACCTTTAAATGCTAACCCCAACAAGCCTGCCGTAATTTTTGTTCACGGTGCTGGTTATTTACAAAATGCTCATTACTGGTGGAGCCAGTATTTTCGCGAATATATGTTCCATAACCTATTAGCTGATAAAGGTTATACAGTTTTAGACATAGATTACCAGGGAAGTTCTGGTTATGGTCGTAATTGTCGTACTAACATTTATCGTCATATGGGCGGGGCTGATCTTAATGATCAGGTAGATGGGGCCAAGCTTTTGGTAGAGAAATATGGTGTAAATCCTAAAGCTATTGGGATATACGGTGGTTCATATGGTGGTTTTATGACACTGATGGCCCTGTTTACGCAGCCTGAGGTTTTCAAAGCAGGAGCAGCTTTACGTTCAGTTACTGACTGGGCTAATTATAACCACGGTTATACGGCAAACATCCTGAATGAACCGGCATATGATAGCATTGCTTATAAGCGGAGTTCTCCGATTTACTTTGCAAACGGATTAAAAGGTCATTTGTTGATGTGCCATGGAATGGTGGATGTAAACGTACACTTCCAGGATATTATTCAGCTTTCGCAGCGATTGATCGAACTGAAAAAGGACAACTGGGAATTAGCCGTATATCCAATGGAAGATCACGCTTTTGTTGAACCCAGCAGCTGGACAGATGAATATAAACGAATTTTTAAATTATTTGAACAGCAACTAAAACATTAA
- a CDS encoding DUF2911 domain-containing protein, producing the protein MKKVSVAIITFIALATSALAQSKDSMQVIPIDKSPADIVYYPSRAAFDRNEDKTPNIRVVYSRPQKNGREIFGKLEDYGKVWRTGANECTEIKFYQDVQVGDKTIKAGSYSLFTIPNKEKWTIILNSVTDKWGAYFYDKAKDVLRFDVPVKTPINPIEAFTILFKDDTNKNIRMIMGWDTSYVEVPFKVLKSKNSL; encoded by the coding sequence ATGAAGAAAGTAAGTGTTGCAATAATCACCTTTATTGCCTTAGCGACAAGCGCTCTTGCACAGTCAAAAGACAGCATGCAAGTAATTCCAATCGACAAAAGTCCGGCCGATATTGTTTACTACCCGAGTCGCGCAGCTTTTGACAGAAACGAAGATAAAACTCCAAACATCCGTGTAGTATACTCTCGCCCTCAAAAAAACGGCCGTGAAATTTTCGGCAAACTAGAAGATTATGGTAAAGTTTGGAGAACCGGTGCAAATGAGTGTACAGAGATTAAGTTTTATCAGGATGTACAGGTAGGTGACAAAACAATTAAAGCCGGATCCTATTCATTGTTTACAATTCCTAACAAAGAAAAATGGACGATCATCCTTAATAGTGTTACCGATAAATGGGGGGCTTACTTTTACGACAAAGCCAAAGATGTATTAAGATTTGACGTTCCTGTTAAAACGCCTATTAATCCAATTGAAGCATTTACCATCTTGTTTAAAGATGATACAAATAAAAATATCAGGATGATTATGGGATGGGACACCAGCTACGTTGAAGTTCCTTTCAAAGTGCTAAAAAGTAAAAACTCTTTATAA
- a CDS encoding cobalamin B12-binding domain-containing protein, with protein sequence MNRPIRVLVAKCGLDGHDRGAKIIATSLRDAGMEVIYTGLRQTPEMIVNTALQEDVDAIGISILSGAHMTVFPKIMKLMKEKQLDDVLLTGGGIIPEEDMRQLHEMGVGTLFPPGTTTSEIVNYITDWTKTHRSF encoded by the coding sequence ATGAATAGACCAATACGTGTATTAGTAGCCAAGTGCGGCCTAGATGGCCATGATCGTGGCGCCAAAATAATTGCAACATCCCTTCGCGACGCCGGAATGGAGGTTATCTATACCGGCCTGCGCCAAACTCCCGAAATGATTGTTAATACTGCCCTACAAGAAGATGTCGACGCCATTGGCATCAGTATTTTATCGGGTGCACACATGACCGTGTTTCCTAAGATCATGAAGCTGATGAAAGAAAAACAGTTGGATGATGTGTTGCTGACAGGGGGAGGAATTATACCGGAAGAGGATATGAGACAATTGCATGAGATGGGTGTAGGCACGTTATTTCCGCCGGGAACTACCACATCTGAAATTGTTAATTACATAACTGACTGGACTAAAACGCATCGTAGCTTTTAA
- a CDS encoding RNA polymerase sigma factor, translated as MLKQLSNIELIDLALNGNQGAYVDLLNRHQRYAFTLALRFTKSREDAEEIAQDSFLKAFRSLASFQRTSKFTTWLYSIVYTTAMSKLRKGKLETDSLDDEEHPIVVGDFASEESSSLIENKIRSEYLKQAIEKLLPDDGVIITLFYLHEQSLEEIAAVVGLPANTVKVKLHRARQRLKVQLELLLKHEVNELL; from the coding sequence ATGCTGAAACAATTATCGAATATAGAGTTAATCGACCTGGCCTTAAATGGCAATCAGGGTGCTTATGTTGATTTGTTAAACAGGCATCAGCGTTATGCATTTACCCTGGCTTTGCGTTTTACCAAGAGCCGTGAAGATGCTGAAGAAATTGCACAAGATAGTTTTCTTAAAGCGTTCAGATCATTAGCTTCATTTCAGCGTACTTCAAAGTTTACTACATGGCTGTATTCTATTGTATATACAACTGCAATGAGTAAATTAAGAAAGGGTAAACTTGAAACTGATTCTCTTGACGACGAAGAACATCCGATCGTTGTTGGTGATTTTGCATCGGAGGAGAGCAGCAGTTTGATTGAAAATAAAATAAGGAGTGAATACTTAAAACAAGCAATTGAAAAGTTATTGCCGGATGATGGTGTAATTATTACTCTGTTTTACTTGCATGAACAATCACTTGAAGAAATTGCTGCCGTGGTAGGATTGCCGGCTAATACGGTTAAAGTGAAGCTGCATAGGGCCCGCCAACGATTAAAAGTTCAGTTGGAGCTCTTATTAAAACACGAAGTAAATGAATTGCTATAA
- a CDS encoding OmpH family outer membrane protein produces MKKNLQAIFNGISVCLFLILFYFFFFHNEKIAYVDSAKLLNGYKAMTDARGEYEKKATTWKANVDTLMVDVQNQIKKYERAAGSMSASEKQMAQELIRTKQKQLNDYQQALQQTAGEENTRLTQKVISQVNSFLERYGKKHNYKIILVANQTGNIAYASEGMDITEKVVEELNNEYSKPTK; encoded by the coding sequence ATGAAAAAAAACCTTCAAGCTATTTTCAATGGAATTTCAGTATGTCTTTTTCTAATTCTTTTTTACTTCTTTTTTTTCCATAACGAAAAAATTGCCTACGTAGATTCAGCCAAATTGTTGAATGGCTATAAAGCTATGACGGATGCGCGGGGTGAATACGAAAAGAAAGCAACTACGTGGAAAGCCAACGTGGACACCTTGATGGTGGACGTGCAAAACCAGATCAAAAAGTACGAACGTGCTGCAGGTTCAATGAGTGCCAGTGAAAAGCAAATGGCCCAGGAGCTGATCCGTACCAAACAAAAACAGTTAAACGATTATCAGCAGGCCTTGCAACAAACTGCGGGAGAAGAAAATACACGTTTAACTCAAAAAGTAATCTCTCAAGTTAATTCATTTTTAGAACGTTACGGTAAAAAACACAATTACAAAATTATATTAGTGGCCAACCAAACCGGAAACATTGCCTATGCAAGTGAAGGTATGGATATCACGGAAAAAGTGGTGGAAGAGCTAAATAACGAATACTCAAAACCAACCAAGTAA
- a CDS encoding DUF6249 domain-containing protein — translation MEGILVPILISLGAFLMVFGLRYLENKERMAMIERGIDPGIRKKTSPSGALKWGLLFIGVGTGLILALIFTEYIFVGMDEDNQVAVYFGMIFICGGLGLMASHNRTKKEIEEEKKYEHQSINL, via the coding sequence ATGGAAGGCATATTAGTTCCAATTTTAATTTCACTTGGTGCATTTTTAATGGTATTCGGCTTAAGATACCTTGAGAATAAAGAAAGAATGGCAATGATCGAACGCGGAATAGATCCGGGGATTCGTAAAAAAACAAGCCCGTCAGGCGCTTTAAAATGGGGTCTATTATTTATAGGTGTTGGAACCGGATTGATATTAGCCTTAATATTTACGGAATATATTTTTGTTGGAATGGACGAGGATAATCAGGTAGCGGTATATTTCGGAATGATCTTTATCTGCGGAGGTTTAGGTTTAATGGCCTCACACAACAGAACAAAAAAAGAGATTGAAGAAGAAAAAAAATACGAACATCAATCAATAAACCTATAA